The following nucleotide sequence is from Ahniella affigens.
GGGTCCGCCGGACAGGCATCACAGGCGTCTCCCAGTTGATCGCCGTCACCATCGAGTTGATCCAAGTTCGGCACAACCCGGCAGTTGTCGCTGCCATCCAGCACCGTGTCGTTGTCATCGTCGGGATCGCAGGCATCACCTAAGGCATCGGCATCAGCGTTGAGTTGATTGGGATTTTCGTCAATCGGGCAATTGTCGACACCGTCCAGGCGACCATCGTTGTCATCGTCCGGATCGCAGGCATCGCCCAGGGCATCGGTGTCGTGATTGGCCTGATCCAGGTTCGCCAGGAACGGGCAGTTGTCGCTTGCATCGAGCACCGAATCATTGTCGTCGTCTGGATCACAGGCGTCGCCTTCGGCGTCCTGATCGTTGTTGCTTTGATTGCCATTCGCGACGCCGACGCAATTGTCGGTCGCATCGCCCAGGCCGTCGCTGTCGGCATCGGGGCCACAACTCCGGAGTTGGACGTCATCGATCCACCAGCCGTCGCTCGCAATGGTCGGGTTGCTGCCCAAGCGCATCCGCAGTCGAAAGCTGTGGCCAATCGCGCTGTCGACATTCCCGGTCACAGTCTTGAAGCTGCCGTTGTCACCGCAATAGGCAGGTTTCGCGCCGAAGCCATTGTCGTTCGCGGTCAGTGCCGTATAGGGTCCGCCCTCAACGAGATCAAAGCTCTCGATGGGGTTGAAGCTGCCACCATCCAGCGCAAACTCCAAGGTGCCGCCATCATTGCAACTCGTTGCCGTCGGGCGTTCCAGGCGATAACGATGTTTGAGTCGGAACTTGAATGCACTCTGGTTGGCCGGAATCGCAATGGTCGGGCTGATCAGAACCTGATCGCTAGTGTTTGCCGATACGCTGCCGGCAAACGCATGGGTCGGACTCGCACTTTGGCTCGTGCTGAGTTGCCATGTATCGGTGCCGGTCAGCGACTGATGTGTCCAACCGGGCGCGCCGGTTTCAAACGGGTCGGTGAGCCAGTCGTTCTGTCCGGTACCAGCCGGGCAGGCGAGGGGATCGGTGCGCACCGTGAAGCGGCGCGGACTCGCCGGATTCAGCCCAGGGCCGCACGAATTGTTGCCTCGAACGCGCCAATAGTAGGTCTGGCCGTAGGTCAGCGCGGGCTCCACCACGTAGCTAGTCTGGCTCACCGTAGCGCTGCGCAGGCCGACGCTGAAGGCTGGGTCTTCGGCGATTTCAATGGTGTAGTTCTGCGCCGTTGCAAGCGTCGCCCAACTCAAGGTGGGATTGATTAGTTGATTCGTCGCGAGGTCGGCTGGACTGTTCAAGGTAGTCGTGCCGAGTGGGCTCGACAAAATCAGCCGCAAATCGAGTAGCTTGCTCTGGCTGCCGTCGTTACCGGTCAGATTGATCGTGTGCGTGCCGGCTGCCGCGTTTGCAGCCAAGGTCAGATTCACATTGCCGCTGTTGTTGCCGGTCAGGCTCGTAGGGCTGACATTGCCACTGATCCCGGCTGGCAGCGCCGTGAGACTATAGCCCACGCTCGCGGCATGGCCGTCGAGACTCGCTTGCGTGAACGGCCAGGCCGGCAGGCTGCGCGCCGGGCTCACGCAGGCCTCGCGGGTCACTTCCGTGCTGTTCATGATGAACGTTGGCGTGCCACAACCCGTGTGCCGCAGGCTGGCGATACGGGTGGAAAACGTGGTGGCTGGCGCGTATTGGCCGGTCAGCCAGAAGGTGCAACCATCTACGGGATCGAGGCTCATCTGGGCGTAATCGCCCCAGCGGTTGCTGCTTTGATTCGTGCTGCCGTTCTGGATGCTGAGGTCCAGTGTGCTCATGGTCTGTCGGGCTTCGCCGTCGCGCCGGCCGGCAAAGCGGAGGCTCGGGAACACCGTCGGCGATGTGCCGGTGGCGTTGTAGGACAGAGCCCAGTTTCCCGAGCGATCAATCGCACTCGTGCCGAGCCAGCGATTGACGCTATCAGCCGCCGACAAAGTGCCTTCTTGAAACAGCAGCCACGGCGCATTGCTACCGCCTGTTCGCCGCAATTCGAACCAGCGCACACCGGCGAGATCACTGCCATTTCGATCCGTCACGAAATTGCCGCTCAGGCTCTCAAAACCTGGGAAAACGCGATACACCAAGCGATTCATGATTGGCTCGCGAACCGCATCGATTTGACTGCCATCCGGCTGGCGAATGCCGTCGAGGCCTGTCAAGCCACTCAGGTCGGCGTCGAATTCACTGATCGTGATCGCGCTCGGACCGCTGAGTATCGAATTGGCTGGCGTATTGAAATCCAAAGTGAGTTCATACACTTCAAGTCGATCGCGCGTCGGATCGTTCTGGCTTGGCGTGTGGGCCTCATCGTCCAATTGCCGCATCAACAACGGTTTGGCGCCCGATGGCGGCAACGTGGCCCCTTCCAAATCAGCCGGCATAAGAAGTTGAAACGAGAATCCCGCCAAGGCTGGCACCGTGAACCGCTGCGCGGTGATGCTCAGCCCGGCGAGCATTCGCGTGCGATCCAGCGCATAGACAGCACGGGTGGTGCTGCCTTCGTTGACGCCAATCACATAGGCGTTGGGCCAGATGCCGTACTTCGGGTAATCCGGAAATCCGGGCGTGTTGATTTGATAGCGCGTCCAGGTTTGCGGCGCACTGGGGTCGGACAACTCGCTCAGATAAATGCACAACGTGTTGCCGGTCTGCGTAAATTCGCTGAGCATCCAGCGATTGGCGAGTTGATCGTAGAGCACCAGGCCATCGCCCCAGCCGTTTGCGCAAAGGCCGGTGCCGAGGCTTTCCAGATTGAACGGGCCGGCGACCAACGTGCCCGACTTGTTGTAGATCCGGTAGGTCGCGCCGACATTGCTGTTGACCACCTGAACATAATGACCGGGTCCGACATCGCCACTCGCGTCGGACGGACTGACACCCGAGTACCCGCCGCCGCCGATGTTCAGCAACGGCGTGTTGAATGCGGTAGGGCTGTTGACGCTCCGACCTTCCTGCAATGTGGCAAGGCGATCCAGTCCATCGGTCAGGTAGCGGGGTGCCTCATAGGGCGCAAGGCGGTTTTGGCGGCGGGGGATGTCCACGATCGGGTCGCCCGGACGCCAGTCTGACAACCGGGGGCGGGCGGTTGGATCAATCCAGATTGACTGCGCGGGAATCGCTTCCGACTGCCAGTCCATGCTGAATGTGTCGGCACGTGCCAGGCCGCAGGCCAGAATGGACCCGCTGAGCCACGTGCACACTAGCAACTTGAATGAATTCGACATGGCCGCATTATCGCCGATCCCAGCCTGCCAGTGCGTCGGGCGCCAAGCGCCAATAGCGGCGTGATACGGCGCGTTGCTGCGTTGGTGGCGACGTCCCGGGCTCCGGACCCAGTTCAAATTGCAACATCCCCGAGTAGGCTGTATTGAGTGGGGTTGCGCCAACGGTTTGGAGGCGCTCCAGCACCGCGTGACTCGGGTGGCCGAAGCGATTGGCGAAGCCGCTCGACACGGCGGCGAAGCGCGGTTCGGTGGCATCGAGAAACGGCAAACTGCTCGCAAAGCGACTGCCATGGTGCGGCACGAGCAACAGACTCAGGGGCCCGAGGATTGGCTCATGCAGCAGCCGGGCTTCAACATCAGCACCGATGTCCCCAGTCAGCAGCGCGCGTTTGGTGCCAGCGGTGATCTGCAGGACGCAGGAACTCTCGTTGCCAAGATCGGGGAAATGCCGGGGTGGATGCAAAAATTGAAACTGCACGCCGTCCCATTCCCAGTGCTCGCCCCGCTCACAGCGGGCCGACGGATCGGTCTCGATGCCGACCTGCTCCAACGCCGCCGGATACGCCCGGCGCACAGCTTGTCGCCCGCCCGCGTGATCATTGTCCAGATGGCTGATGATCAGGCGATCGAGTTGTCTGACGCCGAGGCTCCGCAGCGCCGGCACCACGACGACTTCACCGAGATCAAAGCCGCCACGCGTGCGTGCGCCCGTGTCGTACAGCAAATTGTGTGCGCGTGTTTGCACCAATACAGCGAGCCCCTGACCCACGTCGAGCACGCTGATCCGCACGTGTCCCAAAGCGACTGGGTTGATCGCCGGTACGAACAAAGGGAGCAGGCAACAGAGACCAAACCAACGCCCGGCGAATGGTCTTGGCAGCAGCAGTATGACGGCGCCGAGCAGGGCGAGCAGCAGCAACGGCAGCGTGGTTTCGGGCAGGTCGATGCTCGCAAACGACCATTGCTCGCACCAGCCCAGCACGTGCCAGAGTCCACTCAATGACAACGTAGCGAGTTTGATGAGCCAAGCCGAAACCGCTTCGATGGGACAAAGCATCGCGAGCAGTAGCAATGGCACCACGCCAAACGTGATCCACGGAATGGCCAGGAGATTGGCCAACGGGCCGACGACGCTGGCCTGCTGAAACCACGCGATGCCAACGGGGAGCAAGAATATCGTCGCCACCCATTGTGCACGCCACATGGCCTGCCACGGCTTTTCGACGCGCCAGCCGGGCAGGGCGAGCATCAGACTGAAGACGCCAAGAAAGCTCAGCCAGAATCCGGCAGACAAGGGCGCCAACGGATCAAACAAAACGGCGAGCACGGCAGCCGTCAGGAGCATCTGGAAACTGCTCAAGTACCGGCGCGTCCACAGGCAGACGATGACCAATGCAATCATCAGGATCGTGCGCTGCACAGGCAGAGACCAGCCGGCGAGGCACGCGTAGATTAGCGCCGCTGCGAGCCCGGCGAGGCCGGCGAGATCAGGCCGTGTCCAACGTCTTGCCAAGCCCGGCCAGAGCACGTACAGACCTTGCGTGAGCCAAGCGGCGAATGCCGCGACCAAGCCAATGTGCAAACCAGAAATCGCCATCAGATGCGTGGTGCCAGTCACCCGCAGACGTTGCCAACTTGCATCGCTGATCGCCGCCTGATCGCCGACCGCAAGGCCCGCCAGCAATGGCCCCAATTCCGGGTGTTGGCTGCTGGTTTGGATCCAGGTCGACCAGTTCTGCCGGAATCGGTCGATGAACAGCCCCGATGGCGCGCCAGTTTCGATTTGGCCCGAGCGCACGTATGCCATCGCGTCGAGGCCTTGCGCGAGCGCGTGGCGTTCGAAATCGAAACTCCCTGGAT
It contains:
- a CDS encoding thrombospondin type 3 repeat-containing protein yields the protein MSNSFKLLVCTWLSGSILACGLARADTFSMDWQSEAIPAQSIWIDPTARPRLSDWRPGDPIVDIPRRQNRLAPYEAPRYLTDGLDRLATLQEGRSVNSPTAFNTPLLNIGGGGYSGVSPSDASGDVGPGHYVQVVNSNVGATYRIYNKSGTLVAGPFNLESLGTGLCANGWGDGLVLYDQLANRWMLSEFTQTGNTLCIYLSELSDPSAPQTWTRYQINTPGFPDYPKYGIWPNAYVIGVNEGSTTRAVYALDRTRMLAGLSITAQRFTVPALAGFSFQLLMPADLEGATLPPSGAKPLLMRQLDDEAHTPSQNDPTRDRLEVYELTLDFNTPANSILSGPSAITISEFDADLSGLTGLDGIRQPDGSQIDAVREPIMNRLVYRVFPGFESLSGNFVTDRNGSDLAGVRWFELRRTGGSNAPWLLFQEGTLSAADSVNRWLGTSAIDRSGNWALSYNATGTSPTVFPSLRFAGRRDGEARQTMSTLDLSIQNGSTNQSSNRWGDYAQMSLDPVDGCTFWLTGQYAPATTFSTRIASLRHTGCGTPTFIMNSTEVTREACVSPARSLPAWPFTQASLDGHAASVGYSLTALPAGISGNVSPTSLTGNNSGNVNLTLAANAAAGTHTINLTGNDGSQSKLLDLRLILSSPLGTTTLNSPADLATNQLINPTLSWATLATAQNYTIEIAEDPAFSVGLRSATVSQTSYVVEPALTYGQTYYWRVRGNNSCGPGLNPASPRRFTVRTDPLACPAGTGQNDWLTDPFETGAPGWTHQSLTGTDTWQLSTSQSASPTHAFAGSVSANTSDQVLISPTIAIPANQSAFKFRLKHRYRLERPTATSCNDGGTLEFALDGGSFNPIESFDLVEGGPYTALTANDNGFGAKPAYCGDNGSFKTVTGNVDSAIGHSFRLRMRLGSNPTIASDGWWIDDVQLRSCGPDADSDGLGDATDNCVGVANGNQSNNDQDAEGDACDPDDDNDSVLDASDNCPFLANLDQANHDTDALGDACDPDDDNDGRLDGVDNCPIDENPNQLNADADALGDACDPDDDNDTVLDGSDNCRVVPNLDQLDGDGDQLGDACDACPADPLNTCTDNVFRDSFDVLF
- a CDS encoding DNA internalization-related competence protein ComEC/Rec2 encodes the protein MNSAATDRQPVHRPDGDSIWFSSPARRQLYALAWLLGLLCAHLLPTLPGQDGLLVLTLLSLTLLWPPQARWLGWSGLGAVYAIWAASHALADRLPVAATGADLDVFGTVVGLPERQPEQQRFELHVVSWHSADPAFRWTNAQPTLRVSWYGHEPTIRSGDSFRGTVRVRPPIALVNPGSFDFERHALAQGLDAMAYVRSGQIETGAPSGLFIDRFRQNWSTWIQTSSQHPELGPLLAGLAVGDQAAISDASWQRLRVTGTTHLMAISGLHIGLVAAFAAWLTQGLYVLWPGLARRWTRPDLAGLAGLAAALIYACLAGWSLPVQRTILMIALVIVCLWTRRYLSSFQMLLTAAVLAVLFDPLAPLSAGFWLSFLGVFSLMLALPGWRVEKPWQAMWRAQWVATIFLLPVGIAWFQQASVVGPLANLLAIPWITFGVVPLLLLAMLCPIEAVSAWLIKLATLSLSGLWHVLGWCEQWSFASIDLPETTLPLLLLALLGAVILLLPRPFAGRWFGLCCLLPLFVPAINPVALGHVRISVLDVGQGLAVLVQTRAHNLLYDTGARTRGGFDLGEVVVVPALRSLGVRQLDRLIISHLDNDHAGGRQAVRRAYPAALEQVGIETDPSARCERGEHWEWDGVQFQFLHPPRHFPDLGNESSCVLQITAGTKRALLTGDIGADVEARLLHEPILGPLSLLLVPHHGSRFASSLPFLDATEPRFAAVSSGFANRFGHPSHAVLERLQTVGATPLNTAYSGMLQFELGPEPGTSPPTQQRAVSRRYWRLAPDALAGWDRR